In Chloroflexia bacterium SDU3-3, one DNA window encodes the following:
- a CDS encoding bifunctional oligoribonuclease/PAP phosphatase NrnA — translation MHLFTDPHAAAAPIAAQIAAASHVLVLTHVNPDGDAIGSLLGATHVLRAMGKQVTPVAMPPLPAYTLWLPAADTIQVYSPGMALPQADLLLVVDTASMGRLGEIYPNHIDQLGQLPMVVVDHHITNDGRGTLNLIQPAAASACELLYQLFAAMDAPISPEAATCMLLGVTTDTQSFQTSATKPSSMRAAADMVERGAQLARVVHEVYFAMPPTNAALMGHALTSMRWEDGVAWAFVTRTMMDATGAGDEAADEVIQVMQRLAGIRGMVLLKEREDGTTKISLRSLPPYNVAVLAQHYGGGGHAQAAGATLLLAPEAAAADVLPRLRALVDA, via the coding sequence ATGCATCTGTTTACCGACCCGCACGCGGCGGCGGCCCCCATCGCCGCGCAGATCGCCGCCGCCAGCCACGTGCTAGTGCTCACCCACGTCAACCCCGACGGCGACGCCATCGGCTCGCTGCTGGGGGCCACCCACGTGCTGCGCGCCATGGGCAAGCAGGTGACGCCGGTGGCCATGCCGCCGCTGCCCGCCTACACGCTCTGGCTGCCCGCCGCCGACACCATCCAGGTCTACTCGCCCGGCATGGCCCTACCCCAGGCCGATCTGCTGCTGGTGGTGGACACCGCCAGCATGGGACGGCTGGGTGAGATCTACCCCAACCACATCGATCAGCTGGGCCAGCTGCCCATGGTGGTGGTCGACCACCACATCACCAACGATGGGCGCGGCACGCTCAACCTGATCCAGCCCGCCGCCGCCTCGGCCTGCGAGCTGCTCTACCAGCTGTTCGCCGCCATGGATGCCCCGATCAGCCCCGAGGCCGCGACCTGCATGCTCTTGGGCGTGACCACCGACACCCAGAGCTTCCAGACCAGCGCCACCAAGCCCAGCAGCATGCGCGCCGCCGCCGACATGGTCGAGCGCGGCGCGCAGCTGGCGCGCGTGGTGCACGAGGTCTACTTCGCCATGCCGCCCACCAACGCGGCCCTGATGGGCCACGCGCTCACCAGCATGCGCTGGGAGGACGGGGTGGCCTGGGCCTTTGTGACGCGGACCATGATGGACGCCACCGGCGCTGGCGACGAGGCGGCGGATGAGGTCATCCAGGTGATGCAGCGGCTGGCGGGCATCCGCGGCATGGTGCTGCTGAAGGAGCGCGAGGACGGCACCACCAAGATCAGCCTGCGCTCGCTGCCGCCCTACAACGTGGCGGTGCTGGCCCAGCACTATGGCGGCGGCGGCCACGCCCAGGCCGCCGGTGCCACGCTGCTGCTGGCCCCCGAGGCCGCCGCCGCCGATGTGCTGCCGCGCCTGCGCGCCCTGGTGGATGCCTGA
- the truB gene encoding tRNA pseudouridine(55) synthase TruB, with protein sequence MHGFLNIDKPAGMTSHDVVARLRRLARQKRVGHAGTLDPAATGVLVVALGQATRLIEYVQDETRKSYRATVRLGATTTTDDAEGEVGVVRPVPALAQADLAQALAPFQGHIQQVPPMYSALHHEGQRLYDLARAGVTLDLPARPVVIYQIDLVELRLPDVVLDITCGKGTYIRSIARDLGAALGCGAHLAALRRTAVGTFVVAQAATLEALEQGQPALAEVLLPAEHAVRDWPAVALDAEQAAFVRNGRPLLLPDAPAGERARAHGPGGELLATLQLQDGRWQPTKVFQWDA encoded by the coding sequence ATGCACGGCTTTCTGAACATCGACAAGCCTGCGGGCATGACCTCGCACGACGTGGTGGCCCGGCTGCGCCGCCTGGCCCGCCAGAAGCGCGTGGGCCACGCTGGCACGCTCGACCCCGCCGCCACCGGCGTGCTGGTGGTGGCGCTGGGCCAGGCCACCCGCCTGATCGAGTATGTGCAGGATGAGACCCGCAAGTCGTACCGGGCCACGGTGCGGCTAGGCGCAACCACCACCACCGACGACGCCGAGGGCGAGGTGGGCGTGGTGCGCCCGGTGCCCGCCCTGGCCCAGGCCGATCTGGCCCAGGCGCTCGCGCCGTTCCAGGGCCACATCCAGCAGGTGCCGCCTATGTACTCGGCGCTGCACCACGAGGGCCAGCGCCTGTACGATCTGGCCCGCGCCGGGGTGACGCTCGACCTGCCCGCACGCCCCGTGGTGATCTACCAGATCGACCTGGTGGAGCTGCGCCTGCCCGATGTGGTGCTCGACATCACCTGCGGCAAAGGCACCTACATCCGCTCGATCGCCCGCGACCTGGGGGCGGCGCTGGGCTGCGGCGCACACCTGGCCGCGCTGCGGCGCACCGCCGTGGGCACATTCGTGGTGGCTCAGGCCGCCACGCTTGAGGCGCTGGAGCAGGGCCAGCCGGCCCTGGCCGAGGTGCTGCTGCCCGCCGAGCACGCCGTGCGCGACTGGCCCGCCGTGGCGCTAGATGCCGAGCAGGCCGCCTTCGTGCGCAACGGCAGGCCGCTGCTGCTGCCCGACGCCCCCGCAGGCGAGCGCGCCCGCGCCCACGGCCCCGGCGGCGAGCTGCTGGCCACGCTCCAGCTTCAGGATGGCCGCTGGCAGCCCACCAAGGTCTTTCAGTGGGACGCATAA
- a CDS encoding bifunctional riboflavin kinase/FAD synthetase translates to MKLIQGSQQPVNDLPTVLTIGVFDGMHRGHQHLISSAVRRAHELGAQAAVLTFDPHPDLVIHPERKRIYLGTLQQRLDMIARLGADVAIVLPFTEATKGQSAQAFVEQITATVALRELWVGYDFALGRMREGNTTRLAELGQSYGFSVHPVAAQIDGDAPISSSRIRAALAQGDMAEAQRLFGHPFEVAGPVVQGDQRGRTIGFPTANVAVDELVVLPADGVYVCTVDLDGTRYGAVTNVGVRPTFDGVRRTCEAHLLDFSGDLYGRTIGVRMLHRLRGEQKFAGVQQLVAQIQADAQAGRAWLAQHDTTP, encoded by the coding sequence ATGAAGCTCATCCAAGGCTCGCAGCAGCCTGTCAACGATCTTCCCACGGTGCTCACCATCGGCGTGTTCGATGGGATGCACCGTGGGCACCAGCACCTGATCAGCAGCGCCGTGCGCCGCGCCCACGAGCTGGGCGCGCAGGCGGCAGTGCTGACCTTCGACCCGCACCCCGACCTCGTCATCCACCCCGAGCGCAAGCGCATCTACCTGGGCACGCTGCAGCAGCGGCTCGATATGATCGCGCGCCTCGGGGCGGATGTGGCGATCGTGCTGCCCTTCACCGAGGCCACCAAGGGCCAGAGCGCCCAGGCGTTTGTCGAGCAGATCACCGCCACGGTGGCGCTGCGCGAGCTGTGGGTCGGCTACGACTTCGCCCTGGGCCGCATGCGCGAGGGCAACACCACGCGCCTGGCCGAGCTAGGCCAGAGCTACGGCTTCAGCGTGCACCCGGTGGCCGCGCAGATCGACGGCGACGCGCCGATTAGCTCCTCGCGCATACGGGCGGCGCTGGCCCAGGGCGACATGGCCGAGGCCCAGCGCCTGTTCGGCCACCCCTTCGAGGTGGCCGGGCCGGTGGTGCAGGGCGACCAGCGCGGGCGCACCATCGGCTTCCCCACCGCCAACGTGGCCGTGGATGAGCTGGTGGTGCTGCCCGCCGACGGCGTGTATGTCTGCACCGTCGACCTGGATGGCACCCGCTACGGCGCGGTCACCAATGTGGGCGTGCGCCCCACCTTCGACGGCGTGCGCCGCACCTGCGAGGCCCACCTGCTCGACTTCAGCGGCGACCTGTACGGGCGCACCATCGGCGTGCGCATGCTGCACCGCCTGCGCGGCGAGCAGAAGTTCGCCGGTGTGCAGCAGCTGGTGGCCCAGATCCAGGCCGACGCCCAGGCGGGCCGCGCATGGCTGGCCCAGCACGACACAACACCGTAG
- a CDS encoding metal-dependent transcriptional regulator, with amino-acid sequence MAKGDDRTLTNRGVSRAIEDYLKAIYTLAQEHSAVSTSLLSEQLGVRPASVTGMLKAMAEASLVMYTPYRGVELTAEGQRIALEVVRHHRLLELYLVEALGYSWDEVHEEAEALEHHISEKFEQRIAAALGNPEFDPHGDPIPSIHGTLPIGSTRRLGDIAVSECGVVNRVSDQNPERLRYLADMGIIPGASVEVTSSAPFDGPVTVRVGEHSYALDRRLARKIFIT; translated from the coding sequence ATGGCGAAAGGCGATGACCGCACCCTCACCAACCGTGGCGTGAGCCGCGCTATCGAAGACTACCTGAAGGCGATCTACACGCTCGCCCAGGAGCATAGCGCGGTCTCCACCTCGCTGCTCTCCGAGCAGCTCGGCGTGCGACCCGCGTCCGTCACCGGCATGCTCAAGGCCATGGCCGAGGCCAGCCTGGTGATGTACACGCCCTACCGTGGCGTCGAGCTGACCGCCGAGGGCCAGCGGATCGCGCTGGAGGTGGTGCGCCACCACCGGCTGCTGGAGCTGTACCTGGTGGAGGCGCTGGGCTACAGCTGGGATGAGGTGCACGAGGAGGCTGAGGCGCTGGAGCACCATATCTCCGAAAAATTCGAGCAGCGCATCGCCGCCGCCCTGGGCAACCCCGAGTTCGACCCGCACGGCGACCCCATCCCCAGCATCCACGGCACGCTGCCGATCGGCTCGACCCGCCGCCTGGGCGACATCGCGGTGAGCGAGTGCGGCGTGGTGAACCGCGTGAGCGACCAGAACCCCGAGCGCCTGCGCTACCTGGCCGACATGGGCATCATCCCCGGCGCATCGGTCGAGGTCACATCCAGCGCGCCCTTCGACGGCCCCGTCACCGTGCGGGTGGGCGAGCACAGCTACGCGCTCGACCGGCGGCTGGCGCGCAAGATCTTCATCACGTAG